Proteins found in one Candidatus Binatia bacterium genomic segment:
- the rsgA gene encoding ribosome small subunit-dependent GTPase A produces the protein MFDPQSLGWTPERRDEYASASASGVAPARVSAMHRGEYTVIDHDGRSRRTILSGRLRDASTPLTIPAVGDWVTIRDEPGGLTLLEGRLSRSGELVRQAAGRRTTAQVIAANVDTLFVVTWPGPDFNPRRIERYLSLAWAGGARPVVVLSKIDLCPDATPFVEELRGLGGGVDILPVSPVAGIRVADLWEHVGFGRTAAFVGSSGVGKSTLVNALLGAEQQATGPLRTGMHKGRHVTRHRELFVSDQGLIIDTPGMRELALWSASTTPDGWQDIDELATGCGFRDCAHGGEPDCAIAAAIANGELDHDRFESYQKQARELAQLESRRNAQSRLEERNEARRFTKRTRRR, from the coding sequence GTGTTCGATCCCCAATCCCTCGGCTGGACCCCGGAACGTCGCGACGAGTACGCGTCGGCGAGCGCGTCCGGCGTGGCGCCCGCGCGCGTGTCGGCGATGCACCGGGGAGAGTACACCGTCATCGATCACGACGGTCGGTCTCGGCGCACGATTCTGAGTGGACGACTGCGCGACGCGTCCACTCCTCTCACCATTCCCGCAGTTGGTGACTGGGTCACGATCCGCGACGAACCCGGCGGACTCACGCTGCTCGAAGGTCGACTGAGCCGGTCCGGCGAGCTCGTACGTCAGGCGGCCGGCCGGCGAACCACCGCGCAAGTAATCGCGGCGAACGTCGACACTCTCTTCGTCGTCACCTGGCCCGGCCCCGACTTCAACCCGCGCCGGATCGAGCGCTACCTGAGTCTCGCGTGGGCCGGCGGGGCGCGTCCGGTCGTCGTGCTCTCGAAGATAGACCTCTGTCCCGACGCGACCCCCTTCGTCGAAGAGCTCCGAGGCCTCGGAGGCGGGGTCGACATCTTGCCCGTCTCTCCCGTCGCAGGAATCCGGGTGGCCGATTTATGGGAGCACGTCGGCTTTGGGCGGACAGCCGCATTCGTGGGCTCTTCCGGCGTCGGAAAGTCGACCCTCGTGAACGCCCTCCTCGGAGCAGAACAGCAAGCGACCGGGCCCCTGCGAACTGGGATGCACAAAGGCCGTCACGTCACGAGACACCGCGAGCTCTTCGTGTCGGATCAGGGCCTCATCATCGACACGCCGGGCATGCGGGAACTCGCCCTGTGGTCGGCATCGACGACTCCCGACGGATGGCAGGACATCGATGAACTCGCGACCGGCTGCGGCTTCCGGGACTGCGCCCACGGCGGAGAGCCCGACTGCGCCATCGCCGCCGCCATCGCGAACGGTGAACTCGACCACGACCGCTTCGAGTCCTATCAGAAGCAAGCCCGCGAACTCGCCCAACTCGAAAGCCGGCGCAACG
- a CDS encoding nuclear transport factor 2 family protein, giving the protein MGALENRKLIEGWYHALEEGDFDTLAEMHADDVVYNLVGTTPVSGRWVGKEECVSGIIHEKLLHSLVAEEVQFGKKWRIMCADDECVVGLMQGGGPTKSGERYDQTYCEIFTIRDGKIAELHAFLDTVLVERCLNDNRLTKPETGPQRPFEF; this is encoded by the coding sequence TTGGGCGCACTGGAGAACCGGAAGCTGATCGAGGGCTGGTATCACGCGTTGGAGGAGGGGGACTTCGACACCCTCGCCGAAATGCACGCCGACGATGTCGTCTACAACCTCGTCGGTACGACCCCGGTCTCCGGTCGGTGGGTCGGGAAGGAGGAGTGCGTCAGTGGAATCATTCACGAGAAGCTCCTCCACTCGCTGGTCGCCGAAGAGGTTCAGTTCGGCAAGAAGTGGCGCATCATGTGCGCGGACGACGAGTGCGTCGTCGGGCTCATGCAGGGCGGCGGCCCGACGAAGTCCGGTGAACGGTACGACCAGACGTATTGTGAGATCTTCACGATTCGCGACGGCAAGATCGCCGAGCTTCATGCGTTCCTGGACACGGTGTTGGTCGAGCGATGCTTGAACGACAATCGGTTGACGAAGCCGGAGACGGGCCCGCAGCGTCCGTTCGAGTTCTAG
- a CDS encoding aromatic ring-hydroxylating dioxygenase subunit alpha — MKTTPPISPTATLPDLGAERISAERFTSTSWMEREWAHLWRRVWNMGPREAELCAPGDFVVHAFGSESLLFVRGRDSTIRGFYNVCQHRGSTLCTEQEAGRATSFRCPFHNWIYDLDGALKHVPGAENFPLLRQGTTQGELSLKEFAVDAWGGWVFFHLAPEPEPLRSFLGVVPEHLDPYHPSEMTLYEYKSFEWPCNWKAACDAFNETYHFRALHPQMSDWANEVAQIELLGIHSRMVNQYGTTSPSRTGDTELGAGMKSYMRTMGMEPSTYDGRPVDVRLEMQRQLRASEDASPFPVRDLTDEQLSDVYHYTLFPNVSFNLFPAGINGFRYRPHESDPQKMYYDLLLLAHFPAGEEPPSAVHRTYRLEERVPYGEAIDAPVAPEVIEVLQQDADNMGRVQRGLASEGFGGLVVCDQELRVRHFHQTVEAYLEKEPL; from the coding sequence ATGAAGACAACGCCGCCGATTTCGCCGACAGCGACGCTCCCGGATCTCGGAGCGGAGCGGATTTCCGCCGAGCGCTTCACGTCGACCTCTTGGATGGAGCGTGAGTGGGCTCATCTCTGGCGTCGGGTCTGGAACATGGGCCCACGCGAGGCCGAACTGTGCGCGCCGGGCGACTTCGTCGTGCACGCGTTCGGAAGCGAGTCGCTCCTCTTCGTGCGTGGCCGGGATTCCACGATCCGCGGGTTCTACAACGTCTGCCAGCATCGAGGCAGCACGTTATGCACTGAGCAGGAAGCGGGGAGAGCGACCTCGTTCCGCTGCCCATTCCACAATTGGATCTACGATCTCGATGGCGCGTTGAAGCACGTTCCCGGCGCCGAGAACTTCCCTCTCCTGCGGCAGGGGACTACGCAGGGAGAGCTCTCCCTCAAGGAGTTTGCCGTCGACGCGTGGGGTGGCTGGGTCTTCTTTCACCTCGCGCCCGAGCCCGAGCCTCTGCGCAGCTTCCTGGGTGTCGTCCCCGAGCATCTCGATCCCTATCACCCGAGCGAGATGACGCTGTATGAGTACAAGAGCTTCGAGTGGCCGTGTAACTGGAAGGCCGCGTGCGATGCGTTCAATGAGACGTATCACTTTCGGGCGCTTCATCCGCAGATGAGCGACTGGGCGAACGAGGTCGCCCAGATCGAGCTGCTGGGGATCCACAGTCGAATGGTGAACCAATACGGCACGACGAGTCCCTCGCGCACGGGCGACACGGAGCTCGGGGCGGGCATGAAGAGCTACATGCGGACGATGGGCATGGAACCATCGACCTACGACGGGCGTCCCGTCGACGTGCGGTTGGAGATGCAGCGGCAGCTCCGTGCGTCTGAAGATGCGTCACCGTTCCCGGTGCGCGACCTGACCGATGAGCAGCTGTCCGACGTGTATCACTACACGTTGTTTCCGAACGTCTCGTTCAATCTGTTCCCGGCGGGAATCAACGGATTCCGATATCGGCCGCACGAATCGGACCCGCAGAAAATGTACTACGATCTTCTGCTCCTCGCGCATTTTCCCGCCGGCGAGGAGCCACCGTCCGCGGTGCATCGGACCTACCGGCTCGAGGAGCGCGTCCCGTATGGCGAGGCTATCGACGCTCCGGTTGCGCCGGAGGTCATCGAGGTCCTACAGCAGGACGCCGACAACATGGGTCGGGTGCAACGGGGACTCGCGTCCGAAGGTTTCGGAGGCCTCGTGGTCTGCGACCAGGAACTTCGCGTCCGCCATTTCCATCAGACCGTCGAGGCGTATCTGGAGAAAGAGCCCCTTTAG
- a CDS encoding VOC family protein — MISRFVRDRRLWGVAACALIAAAGCAAQRPTGLPALASPATEKHRVGEFVWFDLLVDNPDEAKKFYGPLFGWTFEPLDGGDQGYDTIVHRGRPIGGILQHESENDTKPDDIWLASMSVADVDRAVGQAERGGGRVLRQPKRVGERGRVAIVEDLEGAAFALMRTPNGDPAAASEQAGDFHWVQLWARDYEVSIKFYGDVAGWEIGEVLAHDKIDEGFFEANGTEVASVIELPWENVQPNWLPYVGVEDVEQTLTKAEKLGGRVLIRGKHLAILADSQGAAIGIVPLETKSRSDR, encoded by the coding sequence ATGATCTCTCGGTTTGTTCGTGATCGACGCCTCTGGGGCGTCGCGGCATGCGCGCTGATTGCAGCGGCAGGCTGCGCGGCGCAACGGCCCACCGGCCTTCCCGCCCTCGCCTCTCCCGCCACGGAGAAGCACCGCGTCGGCGAATTCGTTTGGTTCGATCTGCTCGTCGACAACCCGGACGAGGCGAAGAAGTTCTACGGTCCGTTGTTCGGCTGGACGTTCGAGCCTCTCGACGGCGGCGATCAGGGCTACGACACGATCGTCCATCGTGGACGGCCGATCGGCGGCATCCTCCAGCACGAGTCCGAGAACGACACCAAGCCGGACGACATCTGGCTCGCCTCGATGTCCGTCGCGGACGTCGACCGGGCGGTGGGCCAGGCCGAGCGCGGCGGCGGCAGAGTCCTGCGGCAGCCGAAGCGAGTCGGCGAACGCGGGCGCGTCGCCATCGTCGAAGATCTCGAGGGCGCAGCGTTCGCCCTGATGCGCACGCCGAACGGGGATCCCGCCGCAGCCTCCGAGCAGGCCGGTGACTTCCACTGGGTGCAACTCTGGGCGCGCGACTATGAAGTTTCGATCAAGTTCTACGGTGACGTCGCCGGTTGGGAGATCGGCGAGGTGCTCGCCCACGACAAAATCGACGAGGGCTTCTTCGAAGCGAACGGCACCGAGGTCGCGAGCGTGATCGAGCTCCCCTGGGAGAACGTCCAGCCGAATTGGCTGCCCTACGTCGGCGTCGAAGACGTCGAGCAGACGCTCACGAAGGCAGAGAAGCTCGGGGGACGAGTTCTGATCCGCGGAAAACACCTCGCGATCCTCGCAGACTCGCAAGGAGCGGCCATCGGCATCGTCCCGCTCGAGACCAAGTCCAGGAGCGACCGATGA
- a CDS encoding glutathione S-transferase family protein, which yields MKLYTYPDAPNPRRVHIYLAEKGIEVPCEKVDITKRENRQPEFIERVNIMGGLPVLELDDGSHIAESIAICRYFEALHPDKPLFGAAPRDQARTEMWLRRIELNFMMPVGMVWVHGSPLTATIIKNQIPEVADQNREVVKRYFAFLNEQLATREFIAGDKYSIADIVALCTYDFAGYLNAMHPEEEHANLRAWHQRVSGRPSAAA from the coding sequence ATGAAGCTCTATACCTACCCGGACGCGCCGAACCCGCGGAGGGTCCACATCTATCTCGCCGAGAAGGGCATCGAGGTGCCCTGCGAGAAGGTTGACATCACCAAGCGGGAAAACCGTCAGCCGGAGTTCATCGAACGCGTGAACATCATGGGCGGTCTGCCCGTACTCGAGCTGGACGACGGCTCTCACATCGCGGAGTCCATCGCCATCTGCCGCTACTTCGAGGCGCTCCACCCGGACAAGCCGCTCTTCGGAGCCGCCCCGCGCGATCAGGCGCGAACCGAGATGTGGCTCCGGCGGATCGAGCTCAACTTCATGATGCCGGTGGGCATGGTGTGGGTGCACGGCTCCCCCCTCACCGCCACGATCATCAAGAACCAGATCCCAGAGGTCGCCGATCAGAACCGAGAGGTCGTGAAGCGATACTTCGCGTTTCTCAATGAGCAATTGGCGACACGCGAGTTCATCGCGGGTGACAAGTACTCCATCGCCGACATCGTAGCGCTCTGCACGTACGACTTCGCCGGCTACTTGAACGCAATGCACCCCGAGGAGGAGCACGCGAACCTCCGCGCGTGGCACCAGCGCGTCTCGGGCCGGCCCAGCGCCGCCGCCTAG
- a CDS encoding alpha/beta fold hydrolase yields MRDAASFAPAWWLPGPHAQTIWGQVGRSRRLVDFERESVETPDGDEVLVDHVEGKSGSPRLLLMHGLEGSSYSVYIQNMAFLAKSRGWRVSVLNLRSCARDPGDTWTWIPNRRPRLYHSGDTADPDVVIRRLAAREPDAPLIGAAVSVGGNILLKWLGENPNQRYLSAVATMSVPYDLGAASRHMETALGRYYLRWFLPTLREKMLLVADRYPEVRERMDLDAAKRAVDFHPFDHVATAPLHGFDGADDYYERCSSIHFVGRIRTPTLCVSARNDPFLPARVLDELREAVSESVQVEVTQGGGHVGWVEGSHPGRVRYWAEERVLDWLGSRLGDTG; encoded by the coding sequence GTGCGCGACGCGGCATCCTTCGCTCCGGCGTGGTGGCTGCCCGGCCCGCACGCCCAGACCATCTGGGGGCAGGTAGGCCGGTCACGGCGCCTGGTCGACTTCGAGCGCGAGAGCGTCGAGACACCCGACGGAGACGAAGTCCTCGTCGACCACGTCGAGGGTAAGAGCGGCTCCCCTCGCCTGCTCTTGATGCACGGCCTCGAGGGAAGCTCCTACTCGGTCTACATCCAGAACATGGCCTTCCTCGCGAAGTCGCGAGGCTGGCGGGTGTCGGTCCTCAACCTTCGCAGCTGCGCGCGAGACCCCGGCGACACGTGGACCTGGATTCCAAATCGGCGCCCGCGCCTCTACCACTCCGGCGACACCGCCGATCCCGACGTCGTCATCCGCCGGCTCGCCGCGCGTGAGCCCGACGCACCCCTGATCGGAGCTGCGGTCTCAGTCGGTGGAAACATCCTGTTGAAGTGGCTCGGCGAGAACCCCAACCAGAGATATCTCTCGGCGGTGGCCACGATGTCGGTGCCGTACGATCTGGGCGCCGCCTCGCGCCATATGGAGACGGCGCTCGGCCGCTACTACCTGCGCTGGTTCCTTCCAACGTTGCGCGAGAAGATGCTCCTCGTCGCCGATCGCTATCCCGAAGTCCGCGAACGGATGGACCTCGACGCGGCCAAGCGCGCGGTCGACTTCCACCCGTTCGACCACGTAGCAACCGCGCCTCTGCACGGGTTCGACGGGGCCGACGACTACTATGAGCGGTGTAGCTCCATCCACTTCGTCGGGCGGATCCGCACACCGACGCTGTGTGTGAGCGCTCGTAACGATCCGTTCCTGCCGGCCCGCGTGCTCGACGAGCTCAGGGAAGCCGTCTCGGAGTCCGTTCAGGTCGAAGTCACACAAGGCGGTGGCCACGTCGGCTGGGTCGAGGGATCGCACCCGGGCCGCGTCCGATACTGGGCGGAAGAGCGGGTGTTGGACTGGCTCGGCAGTCGCCTCGGCGACACCGGCTAG
- a CDS encoding succinate dehydrogenase/fumarate reductase iron-sulfur subunit encodes MTDAKNTRSYKLSIWRQADAASQGRLVEYQIADIDPDASFLEMLDQLNEGLVKQGDEPVAFESDCREGICGACGVCIDGKPHGPVTHLTTCGLRMREFKDGETIVVEPFRANAFPVIKDLIVDRAAFDRVIGRGGFVSVNAGSAPEANMLAIGKDTAEDAMDSAACIGCGACVASCPNASASLFVGAKIRQMALLPQGQPERSQRALAMVEQMDAEGFGDCSNHGECEAACPKAISIENIAALRREYLRAGFRS; translated from the coding sequence ATGACGGACGCCAAGAACACTCGCTCGTACAAGCTGTCGATCTGGCGTCAGGCCGATGCCGCGAGCCAAGGGCGGCTCGTCGAATACCAGATCGCCGACATCGACCCGGACGCGTCGTTCCTCGAGATGCTCGATCAGCTGAACGAGGGCCTCGTGAAACAAGGCGACGAACCCGTCGCGTTCGAGAGCGACTGCCGCGAGGGCATCTGTGGCGCGTGCGGGGTCTGCATCGACGGCAAGCCCCACGGCCCCGTGACGCACCTCACCACCTGCGGCCTGCGTATGCGCGAGTTCAAGGATGGCGAGACCATCGTCGTGGAGCCCTTCCGGGCCAACGCGTTCCCCGTCATCAAGGACCTGATCGTCGACCGTGCCGCATTCGACCGCGTGATCGGGCGCGGCGGCTTCGTCTCGGTGAACGCAGGCTCGGCCCCCGAGGCCAACATGTTGGCGATCGGCAAGGACACCGCCGAAGATGCGATGGACTCCGCGGCCTGCATCGGCTGTGGAGCGTGCGTCGCCTCGTGCCCGAACGCTTCGGCTTCGCTGTTCGTCGGTGCGAAGATCCGCCAGATGGCGCTCTTGCCGCAGGGTCAGCCCGAGCGCTCGCAGCGTGCACTCGCGATGGTCGAGCAGATGGACGCCGAGGGATTCGGCGACTGCTCCAACCACGGAGAGTGCGAGGCCGCCTGCCCGAAGGCCATCTCGATCGAGAACATCGCAGCTCTCCGACGCGAGTACTTGCGCGCCGGGTTCCGCTCCTAA
- a CDS encoding fumarate reductase/succinate dehydrogenase flavoprotein subunit — translation MDLEIVDGSLDSGAPDGPIQTAWDRHRFDMKLVNPANKRKYNVIVVGTGLAGGAAAATLAQLGYNVQNFCIQDSPRRAHSVAAQGGINAAKNYPNDGDSIWSLFYDTVKGGDFRAREANVYRLAQCSVNIIDQCVAQGVPFAREYGGHLANRSFGGAQVSRTFYARGQTGQQLLLGAYGSLMRQVDAGRVKMFPRREMLDLVVIDGHAKGILVRNLVTGKLERYAADAVVLATGGYSTAYFLSTNAVNSNATAAWRCHKRGAYFANPCFMQIHPTCIPLSGPSQSKLTLMSESLRNDGRIWVPKKKGDARPAAEIPEDERDYFLERRYPAFGNLVPRDVASRAAKQACDEGFGVGATGLAVYLDFSEAIERLGHDNVKQKYGNLFDMYEEITSESPYERPMRIYPAPHYTMGGLWVDYNLQSTIPGLHVIGEANFSDHGANRLGASALMQGLADGYFVIPYTLGNYLAQTTPGEASTDDPAFNEAEATVRGNIDRLLAARGKKTPREFHWELGRLLWDNCGMSRTSEGLADTANKIRELRDEFWQNVHVAGSGEELNQHLEYAGRVADYFELGELIAIDAWHRNESCGCHLRLDHRSEEGEAVRDDENFSHVSAWEHTGDLSKPRLHREKLEFENVHLAVRNYK, via the coding sequence ATGGATCTCGAGATCGTAGACGGCTCGCTGGATTCCGGGGCACCGGACGGCCCGATCCAGACCGCGTGGGATCGCCATCGCTTCGACATGAAGCTGGTGAACCCCGCAAACAAGCGGAAGTACAACGTCATCGTAGTCGGCACGGGTCTCGCCGGCGGCGCAGCCGCCGCGACACTCGCACAGCTCGGCTACAACGTTCAGAACTTCTGCATCCAGGACAGCCCGCGCCGCGCCCACAGCGTCGCCGCGCAGGGCGGTATCAACGCCGCCAAGAACTACCCGAACGACGGCGACAGCATCTGGAGTCTGTTTTATGACACGGTGAAGGGAGGCGACTTCCGCGCCCGCGAAGCCAACGTCTACCGCCTCGCACAGTGCTCGGTGAACATCATCGATCAGTGCGTCGCGCAGGGTGTGCCGTTCGCCCGCGAGTACGGCGGACATCTGGCCAACCGCTCCTTCGGTGGTGCCCAGGTCTCGCGAACGTTCTATGCCCGCGGACAGACGGGCCAGCAGCTTCTTCTCGGCGCGTACGGCTCGCTCATGCGGCAGGTCGACGCCGGTCGCGTGAAGATGTTCCCGCGCCGCGAAATGCTCGACCTCGTCGTGATCGACGGGCACGCCAAGGGTATCCTGGTTCGGAACCTCGTGACCGGAAAGCTCGAGCGCTACGCCGCCGACGCCGTGGTCCTCGCGACTGGCGGGTACTCGACGGCCTACTTTCTGTCGACCAACGCAGTGAACTCGAACGCCACCGCCGCCTGGCGCTGTCACAAGCGTGGCGCGTACTTCGCGAATCCCTGCTTCATGCAGATCCATCCGACCTGCATCCCGCTCTCGGGGCCGTCGCAGTCCAAGCTCACTCTCATGAGTGAGAGCCTGCGAAACGACGGCCGCATCTGGGTTCCCAAGAAGAAGGGCGACGCGCGGCCCGCCGCCGAGATCCCCGAGGACGAGCGCGACTACTTCCTGGAGCGCCGCTACCCGGCCTTCGGCAACCTCGTCCCACGCGACGTCGCCTCCCGCGCCGCCAAGCAGGCGTGCGACGAAGGCTTCGGCGTCGGCGCAACCGGCCTCGCCGTCTACCTCGACTTCTCCGAAGCGATCGAGCGCCTCGGTCACGACAACGTGAAGCAGAAGTACGGCAACCTCTTCGACATGTACGAAGAGATCACCTCCGAGAGCCCGTACGAGCGGCCGATGCGGATCTACCCCGCGCCGCACTACACGATGGGCGGCCTCTGGGTCGACTACAACCTCCAGTCAACGATCCCCGGGCTGCACGTGATCGGTGAAGCGAACTTCTCGGATCACGGCGCGAACCGACTCGGCGCGAGTGCACTCATGCAGGGCCTCGCCGACGGCTACTTCGTAATCCCGTACACGCTCGGCAACTACCTCGCGCAAACGACCCCGGGCGAGGCCAGCACCGACGACCCGGCCTTCAACGAGGCCGAGGCGACCGTTCGCGGCAACATAGATCGGCTCCTGGCGGCTCGCGGCAAGAAGACCCCGCGTGAGTTCCACTGGGAACTCGGCCGCCTGCTCTGGGACAACTGCGGAATGTCACGTACGAGCGAGGGTCTCGCGGACACCGCGAACAAGATTCGCGAGCTGCGGGACGAGTTCTGGCAGAACGTGCACGTCGCCGGTTCCGGCGAAGAGCTGAACCAACACCTCGAGTACGCCGGCCGCGTGGCCGACTACTTCGAACTCGGCGAGTTGATCGCGATCGACGCCTGGCACCGCAACGAAAGCTGCGGCTGTCACCTCCGACTGGATCACAGGTCGGAAGAAGGCGAGGCGGTTCGCGACGACGAAAACTTCTCTCACGTCTCCGCGTGGGAACACACCGGCGACCTCTCGAAGCCGCGCCTCCACCGCGAGAAGCTCGAGTTCGAGAACGTCCATCTGGCCGTGCGGAACTACAAATGA
- a CDS encoding succinate dehydrogenase cytochrome b subunit gives MSTPRFHIWSSVGKKLLTGLTGLALMGFIVTHLLGNLNLFVGSEAFNGYTETLHQLGGLLVVAEFGLAALFLLHAISAIQVWRDKKKARSIQNSVVASKGAPSKQTVYSRTMIVTGSVLLAFVVLHVAQFRFGIFGGLDYTTTIDGKEVRDLYRLVAETFKNPLWVGGYVAVMVLLGSHLRHGFWSAFQSVGLLDPRLRPLAYSAGAVFAVVMAVGFLVMPIYLLLFATVTS, from the coding sequence ATGAGTACGCCGCGATTCCACATCTGGTCGTCGGTCGGAAAGAAGCTCCTGACCGGCCTGACAGGCTTGGCTCTCATGGGGTTCATCGTCACCCACTTGCTGGGGAACTTGAACCTCTTCGTAGGGAGCGAGGCGTTCAATGGTTACACCGAGACCCTCCATCAGCTGGGGGGCCTTCTGGTCGTTGCCGAGTTCGGCCTGGCAGCGCTGTTCTTGCTGCATGCCATCTCGGCGATCCAGGTGTGGCGTGACAAGAAGAAGGCGCGTTCGATCCAGAACAGCGTCGTGGCGAGCAAGGGCGCCCCGAGTAAGCAGACCGTTTACTCCCGCACCATGATCGTCACTGGCAGCGTTCTGCTCGCATTCGTGGTCCTGCACGTGGCGCAGTTCCGCTTCGGGATCTTCGGCGGGCTCGACTACACCACGACAATCGACGGCAAAGAGGTACGCGACCTGTACCGCCTCGTCGCCGAGACCTTCAAGAACCCCCTTTGGGTCGGCGGCTATGTCGCCGTGATGGTCCTTCTCGGCTCTCATCTGCGCCACGGCTTCTGGAGCGCATTCCAGTCTGTCGGGCTGCTCGATCCGCGGCTCCGCCCCCTCGCCTATTCGGCGGGTGCGGTCTTCGCCGTGGTCATGGCCGTCGGCTTCCTCGTGATGCCGATCTATCTTCTTCTCTTTGCGACGGTGACCTCCTGA
- a CDS encoding enoyl-CoA hydratase-related protein produces the protein MTYRDLTVDVDDRVALLTLNRPENRNAFSGAMGESLGRAYTACDEDDAVRVIVLTGAGDAFCAGADFSETGGETFGKQDDTSFSSSPVEPPAFKIRKPVIAAVNGHAVGIGLSLPMQCDIRIFAREGKYGFLHTRRGVLPDAYAHFTVPLAVGFARTAELFLTGRRFQGDEAAALGLATRVLPSAEVLPAALETAHDIATNVAPLSAAVCKRLLWESRSMGPDQVESMETALHQVVMGKPDAMEGIMAFLEKRDPNWALSVPRDFPNPWPKPKG, from the coding sequence ATGACCTACCGCGATCTCACCGTCGACGTCGACGACCGAGTGGCTCTTCTCACGCTGAACCGCCCCGAGAACCGAAACGCGTTCTCGGGCGCGATGGGCGAATCCCTCGGGCGCGCATACACCGCGTGTGACGAGGACGACGCCGTTCGCGTGATCGTTCTCACCGGCGCCGGCGACGCGTTTTGCGCAGGCGCGGACTTCTCCGAAACCGGCGGCGAGACGTTCGGCAAGCAGGACGACACGTCGTTCAGCTCGTCTCCGGTCGAGCCGCCCGCGTTTAAGATTCGCAAGCCGGTGATCGCTGCGGTGAACGGCCACGCGGTGGGGATCGGCCTGAGCCTTCCCATGCAATGCGACATCCGTATCTTCGCACGGGAAGGCAAGTACGGATTCCTCCATACGCGCCGAGGCGTACTGCCGGACGCGTATGCGCATTTTACCGTTCCATTGGCGGTCGGGTTCGCGCGCACCGCAGAGCTCTTTTTGACCGGACGTCGCTTCCAGGGCGACGAAGCCGCCGCACTCGGTCTCGCGACGCGCGTGTTGCCGTCAGCGGAAGTTCTTCCGGCCGCACTCGAGACGGCGCATGACATCGCGACGAACGTCGCCCCGCTCTCCGCCGCCGTGTGCAAGCGCCTCCTGTGGGAGTCGCGCTCGATGGGCCCCGATCAGGTCGAGAGCATGGAGACCGCGTTGCACCAGGTGGTGATGGGGAAGCCCGACGCGATGGAGGGCATCATGGCGTTTCTCGAGAAGCGCGATCCGAACTGGGCGCTGTCGGTGCCCCGCGACTTCCCGAACCCGTGGCCGAAGCCGAAAGGGTAG
- a CDS encoding SDR family NAD(P)-dependent oxidoreductase, producing MPKTKSADGMVALVTGASRGIGAAIARRLAAEGAEVGIVARSMDAHPHLPGTLRQTALDIRDLGGRAVALPGDLADALTRRRIIEDALGRLGRVDILVNNASAAYYMPFERYSEKRYRIAFEINVRAPFDLAQGVLPGMRERKKGWILNISANTAHHPVGPDYDDFTRNGGGTLYGMTKAALDRFSTGLGAEVAGEGISVNSLAPVAAVRTPGSEALGLLPDDPTLVEPLEVTVEAALAMCTGKPGAINGRVVRTRDILEELGRTPRTLDGSADYTE from the coding sequence ATGCCGAAGACGAAATCAGCAGACGGTATGGTCGCCCTCGTGACGGGTGCCAGTCGAGGGATCGGCGCCGCCATCGCGCGACGACTGGCCGCCGAAGGCGCCGAGGTCGGCATCGTTGCCCGGAGCATGGACGCCCACCCGCACCTGCCCGGCACGCTTCGCCAGACGGCGCTCGACATCCGCGACCTCGGCGGCCGTGCGGTCGCCCTTCCCGGCGATCTGGCCGACGCGCTCACCCGACGGCGAATCATCGAAGACGCGCTCGGTCGACTCGGGCGCGTAGACATACTGGTGAACAACGCCTCAGCTGCCTATTACATGCCGTTCGAGCGCTACTCCGAGAAGCGGTACCGCATCGCGTTCGAGATCAACGTGCGCGCACCGTTCGACCTCGCCCAGGGGGTCCTCCCCGGCATGCGGGAGCGAAAGAAGGGTTGGATCCTCAACATCTCGGCGAATACGGCCCATCACCCCGTCGGCCCGGACTACGACGACTTCACCCGCAACGGCGGCGGAACCCTATACGGCATGACGAAGGCGGCCCTCGATCGATTCAGTACCGGACTCGGCGCCGAAGTCGCCGGCGAAGGGATCTCGGTGAATTCCCTCGCACCCGTCGCCGCCGTGCGGACCCCGGGCAGCGAGGCGCTCGGCCTCCTCCCCGACGACCCTACGCTGGTCGAACCACTCGAGGTCACCGTCGAGGCGGCGCTCGCGATGTGCACGGGCAAGCCCGGGGCGATCAACGGCCGCGTCGTTCGGACACGAGACATCCTCGAAGAACTCGGCCGCACACCGCGCACGCTCGACGGCTCCGCGGACTACACGGAGTAG